In Mytilus edulis chromosome 7, xbMytEdul2.2, whole genome shotgun sequence, a single genomic region encodes these proteins:
- the LOC139529658 gene encoding uncharacterized protein has protein sequence MRDCPSVQLNARVAHISPADKPLIRRRVLKADSSCLTSLYNQPPPQLLLITNSCDFKFNKDAVSKVFSDGTDSLAVLIWSFVMIPGAQLRSQPDHCNAVDLPGMPVCDYEDLNCSCVRGTSIFSTTSTDQQDQSKSMCMPVAVNMDDKVKVDTVQYTVTIPIKGSTYGEEYQNNLKFARTSIRLKKEVLVELSRETDNPKDKNAIIIKANIDGQLHPLGYVGLQHIPKVAAAMKKNELVKTTVKHVTSWFVKNIN, from the exons ATGAGAGACTGTCCATCTGTGCAATTAAATGCACGGGTTGCTCATATCAGTCCAGCAGATAAACCATTGATAAGACGACGAGTGTTGAAGGCGGATAGCAGTTGTCTGACGTCGTTGTACAACCAACCTCCACCACAGTTACTGCTCATCACTAACTCATGTGATTTTAAG ttCAACAAAGATGCAGTTTCTAAAGTTTTCAGTGATGGGACAGATTCATTGGCTGTGCTTATTTGGTCCTTTGTTATGATTCCTGGAGCTCAGCTGAGATCCCAACCAGACCATTGCAATGCAGTCGACCTGCCAGGAATGCCAGTGTGTGATTATGAAGATTTAAACTGTTCATGTGTACGCGGAACAAGTATTTTCTCAACAACTTCAACAGATCAACAAGATCAGAGTAAAAGTATGTGTATGCCTGTAGCTGTCAACATGGACGATAAAGTTAAAGTAGACACTGTTCAGTACACAGTTACAATACCAATCAAAGGTTCAACATATGGTGAGGAGTACCAGAACAATCTAAAATTTGCACGTACCTCCATTAGATTGAAAAAAGAAGTTTTAGTTGAACTGTCACGTGAGACAGATAACCCAAAAGACAAAAACGCAATTATAATCAAGGCAAACATTGATGGTCAGCTACACCCCCTAGGTTATGTAGGACTTCAGCATATCCCCAAGGTTGCAGCAGCAATGAAGAAAAATGAACTAGTGAAAACTACAGTTAAACATGTTACCTCATGGTTTGTGAAAAACATTAATTAA